The Aphis gossypii isolate Hap1 chromosome 3, ASM2018417v2, whole genome shotgun sequence genome includes a region encoding these proteins:
- the LOC126551012 gene encoding uncharacterized protein LOC126551012, with the protein MGNLPAERLEPSRAFKKCGVDFAGTVTIRTSLRKKAAVTKGYICVFVCFSTRAVHIELVSDLTSDAFLNALKRFIGRRGVCSDIYSDNATNFVGANKKLLELKHLFQSTAHLDKLFNALAKDCIKWHFIPPRSPHFGGLWEASIKSIKTHLYRVLGECYLTYDELNTILIKIEAVLNSRPLTPLSSDPLDATPLTPAHFLIGEPTYSLPEPDLSSVLDNRLKRWQRVTQLTQCLWKRWNKEYLSQLQPRKKWLSSKGPALSVGTLVLIKEDNIPPLSWSLGRVLRVHAGSDEVIRVATVLSRCKEVKRSVRKLCPLPFEGNFNVQ; encoded by the coding sequence ATGGGTAATTTGCCGGCCGAACGTTTAGAACCATCTCGCGCTTTTAAAAAATGCGGTGTTGATTTCGCAGGTACAGTTACGATCCGAACAAGTCTAAGAAAAAAAGCAGCAGTAACTAAAGGTTACATTTGCGTTTTCGTATGTTTTAGTACTCGTGCTGTTCACATAGAACTTGTAAGCGACTTGACCAGTGACGCATTTTTAAACGCATTGAAAAGATTTATAGGCCGTCGAGGTGTTTGTTCAGATATATATAGTGATAACGCTACTAATTTCGTCGGGGccaataaaaaacttttagaacttaaacatttatttcaatCAACTGCTCATTtagataaattgtttaatgcaTTAGCAAAAGATTGTATTAAGTGGCATTTTATTCCCCCACGATCTCCTCATTTCGGGGGGTTATGGGAAGCctctataaaatctataaaaacacATCTTTACCGAGTTTTAGGCGAATGCTATTTAACGTATGatgaattaaatacaattttaataaaaatagaagctGTTCTGAATTCTCGTCCACTTACTCCCCTATCCTCAGATCCTTTGGATGCGACGCCATTAACACCAGCACACTTTCTTATTGGTGAACCAACTTATTCATTACCCGAACCTGACTTGTCGTCCGTACTTGATAATCGCTTAAAACGATGGCAACGTGTTACTCAACTTACGCAGTGTCTTTGGAAACGTTGGAACAAAGAATACCTATCCCAACTCCAACCCCGAAAAAAATGGTTATCAAGTAAAGGCCCAGCTTTAAGTGTTGGTACTTTGGTGTTAATTAAAGAAGATAACATTCCTCCATTGTCCTGGTCTCTGGGACGTGTGTTACGTGTACATGCGGGCTCTGACGAAGTCATTCGTGTTGCGACTGTATTAAGTCGCTGCAAAGAAGTAAAAAGGTCTGTTCGTAAGTTGTGCCCCCTTCCATTCGAAGGCAATTTCAatgtacagtaa
- the LOC126551013 gene encoding uncharacterized protein LOC126551013 — MQVDNENNKNIESDYFLPQHAVINTNSTTTKLSVVFDGSCKTDIGLSLNDVLLKGPTIQEELITILARFRKHKFALSADVSKMFRQIWVDPQHRNYQKIIWREDPSEPLRTYKLNTVTYDTVPASFLATGCLFKLAEEEYHIFPDACDAIKSDFYMDDYLGGSDTKDNALKLRNSLMEVMLRGGFPLRKWMSNSTELLNDMPGIGNKSMTIMELENKMTKILGLLRCPERDVFNYKIEAIKLNDLSITKRNILYILSQISSLFDPLGLVGPIVIRAKILMQKLWQLQCDWDNPVPIEVKNEWKNYLNSLHYLRELEVPLVPRYLGTEIDYEIQIHGFADASLLAYGACLYIRCSSRDNVHVTKLICAKSKIAPLKVISLPRLELCATVILARLANKVLPKLKLNIKNKYFWTDSSITLAYIKSPSSKWKTFVAHRVSEIQDITSLNEWNHVNTQDNPADPISRGCRPDQIINNKLWWEGSHWLTDHFNKWPKSKINLNNSAIPEVKEKIVLLVELINENIIQKYSSWNKLLRVFAYCLRFIKIRVKKLKIGGPIQPEELQDAEIIVIKITVILLVK, encoded by the coding sequence ATGCAAgttgataatgaaaataataaaaatatcgaaagtGACTATTTTCTACCGCAACACGccgtaataaatacaaatagtacTACGACTAAGCTTAGCGTGGTATTTGATGGATCATGCAAAACCGATATAGGACTTAGTTTAAATGATGTATTGTTGAAAGGTCCTACTATACAGGAGGAATTGATAACTATATTAGCTCGTTTTAGAAAACATAAATTCGCATTGTCCGCCGATGTATCTAAAATGTTTCGCCAAATATGGGTGGACCCACAACATcgtaattatcaaaaaattatttggcgCGAAGATCCCTCAGAACCATTACGTACTTACAAACTGAATACGGTAACATACGATACAGTTCCAGCATCATTTTTGGCGACCGGatgcttatttaaattagcGGAAGAAGAATATCACATATTTCCCGATGCGTGCGACGCCattaaatctgatttttaCATGGACGATTATTTGGGCGGTTCGGACACTAAAGATAACGCGTTAAAATTACGTAATTCCCTAATGGAAGTTATGCTACGTGGTGGGTTTCCGTTAAGAAAATGGATGTCAAATAGTACCGAACTACTTAACGATATGCCAGGTATAGGAAATAAATCAATGACCATAATGgaacttgaaaataaaatgacaaaaattttAGGTTTATTACGGTGTCCAGAACGCGacgtttttaattacaaaattgaaGCCATAAAGTTAAACGATCTATCAAttacaaaaagaaatatattatatatattatcacaaatCTCTTCGTTGTTTGACCCACTAGGTCTCGTTGGTCCAATAGTAATACgcgcaaaaatattaatgcaaaAATTGTGGCAATTGCAGTGTGATTGGGATAACCCGGTGCCTATTGAAGTAAAAAATGagtggaaaaattatttaaattcattacatTACTTACGTGAGTTAGAAGTACCTTTAGTACCTAGATATCTTGGTACCGAAATTGACTACGAAATACAAATACACGGTTTTGCTGACGCTAGCTTATTAGCATACGGGGCTTGTTTATATATTCGTTGCTCAAGTAGAGATAATGTACACGTTACTAAACTTATTTGtgcaaaatcaaaaatagcacctttaaaagtaatatcacTACCTCGACTTGAATTATGCGCCACCGTAATACTCGCGCGTTTAGCAAATAAGGttttacctaaattaaaattaaatataaaaaataaatacttctgGACGGACTCTTCTATAACATtagcttatattaaatctCCTTCCTCAAAATGGAAAACTTTCGTAGCGCACCGAGTAAGTGAAATACAGGATATTACCAGTTTGAATGAATGGAATCACGTGAACACGCAAGATAATCCAGCCGATCCAATATCTCGGGGTTGTCGTCctgatcaaataataaataataagttatggtGGGAGGGCTCTCACTGGCTCACGGACCATTTCAATAAGTGGcccaaatcaaaaattaacctTAATAATAGTGCGATACCAgaagttaaagaaaaaattgttctaTTAGTGGAACTTATCAATGAaaacataattcaaaaatattcatcgtggaataaattattacgagTATTTGCCTATTGTTTACGCTTTATTAAAATTCGTgtcaaaaaacttaaaattggtGGTCCAATTCAGCCCGAAGAACTACAAGACGCTGagattattgttatcaaaataaCAGTCATACTACTGgtcaaatga
- the LOC126551386 gene encoding uncharacterized protein LOC126551386 encodes MSSSKTTVNTAQKSPTNSRVLRNRTGPTSSNATVTNSTSLDDVMSTLRSFRDDYMSSNKTQSAAQASQFKELKNDLKQLSCLVADLKAENSALRIEVDLLKNKVESLESGSTSVTAETTVTQVLQETFERERCSFNVIAYGVPESKSSSGSQRAEEDKVSLQELLRANTNVPLSGCKYVRLGKAKSDNVRPLKVIFGSKDNAANLVTTFNEAKRQGVPFPRGFRIIKDKTLLQRRQLRSCHLELDHRTSNGESGLSVKYVNGVPKVISGSKNWEPPQRQPGPKSNNQSTP; translated from the coding sequence ATGTCGTCTAGTAAAACAACCGTTAATACTGCTCAAAAATCACCCACTAATAGTCGGGTTCTTCGTAACCGCACTGGACCTACCTCTTCTAATGCAACAGTTACCAACTCTACCTCTTTAGATGATGTTATGTCTACATTGCGCTCCTTTCGGGATGACTATATGTCCTCCAATAAAACGCAATCTGCTGCCCAAGCGTCTCAATTTAAAGAATTGAAAAACGACCTTAAACAGCTTTCATGTCTAGTTGCGGATCTAAAAGCTGAAAATTCAGCGCTGCGTATTGAAGTTGATTTACTTAAGAACAAGGTAGAGTCCCTTGAGTCAGGTTCCACCTCTGTTACTGCGGAAACCACTGTTACTCAAGTTTTGCAAGAGACTTTTGAGCGTGAGCGTTGTTCTTTCAACGTTATTGCCTATGGTGTCCCTGAGTCTAAGTCCTCTTCTGGTTCCCAGAGGGCTGAAGAAGATAAAGTCTCCCTGCAGGAACTGCTCCGTGCTAATACCAATGTACCGTTAAGTGGCTGTAAATATGTACGGCTTGGTAAAGCCAAATCTGATAACGTACGCCctcttaaagttatttttggaTCTAAAGATAATGCTGCAAACCTTGTAACCACCTTTAATGAGGCTAAGCGACAAGGAGTGCCATTTCCACGAGGTTTTCGAATTATCAAAGATAAGACCCTGCTTCAACGGAGGCAGCTTAGATCCTGCCACTTGGAACTTGATCATCGGACTTCTAATGGTGAATCTGGGCTTTCGGTCAAGTATGTGAATGGTGTTCCGAAAGTGATCTCGGGGTCAAAAAATTGGGAACCTCCACAACGCCAACCAGGTCCAAAGTCCAACAATCAAAGCACCCCCTAG